One Streptomyces lincolnensis genomic region harbors:
- a CDS encoding alpha/beta fold hydrolase, with product MTVSYRQPGVVLTDRRFTVPLDHDDPAGETIELYAREVVASDKAHQDLPWLLYLQGGPGFGANRFVGRQAWLDRALKEFRVLLLDQRGTGHSTPANRQTLPLRGGPAAQADYLTRFRADSIVRDCETIRPEVTGGAPWTVLGQSFGGFCAVHYLSTAPEGLRAAVITGGLPSLDAHADDVYRAAFPRIERKVAAHYARYPQDVERARQIAEHLLRHEPLLPNGYRLTAEAFQSLGILLGGSGGSHRLHFLLEQAFVRTPAGPALADAFQEEVQNLLSYAGHPLYALVHEAIYGQDARPTAWSAERVRAEFPRFDAAKTLAGDEPLLFTGESIHPWMFDCDPALRPLRESADLLAARTDWRPLYDRARLAANEVPVAAAVYHDDMYVDAGHSLETARAVRGLRTWVTDEFEHDGVRASGPRVLDRLLALTRDEA from the coding sequence TTGACCGTCAGCTACCGCCAGCCCGGCGTCGTCCTCACCGACCGCCGCTTCACCGTGCCCCTCGACCACGACGACCCGGCGGGGGAGACGATCGAGCTCTACGCCCGCGAGGTCGTCGCGAGCGACAAGGCGCACCAGGACCTGCCGTGGCTGCTCTACCTCCAGGGCGGCCCGGGATTCGGGGCGAATCGTTTCGTCGGCCGGCAGGCCTGGCTAGACCGGGCCCTGAAGGAGTTCCGCGTCCTGCTCCTGGACCAGCGCGGCACCGGCCACTCCACGCCCGCCAACCGGCAGACACTCCCGCTGCGCGGCGGCCCCGCCGCCCAGGCCGACTACCTCACCCGCTTCCGCGCCGACTCGATCGTCCGGGACTGCGAGACGATCCGGCCCGAGGTCACCGGCGGTGCCCCCTGGACGGTCCTCGGCCAGAGCTTCGGCGGGTTCTGCGCGGTGCACTACCTCTCCACCGCCCCCGAGGGCCTGCGCGCCGCCGTGATCACCGGCGGTCTGCCCTCCCTCGACGCCCACGCCGACGACGTCTACCGGGCCGCCTTCCCCCGCATCGAGCGCAAGGTCGCCGCGCACTACGCCCGATACCCGCAGGACGTCGAGCGCGCCCGCCAGATCGCCGAGCACCTGCTGCGGCACGAACCCCTCCTGCCGAACGGCTACCGGCTCACCGCCGAGGCCTTCCAGTCCCTCGGCATCCTCCTCGGCGGCAGCGGGGGCAGCCACCGCCTGCACTTCCTCCTCGAACAGGCCTTCGTCCGCACCCCTGCGGGCCCGGCCCTTGCCGACGCCTTCCAGGAAGAGGTCCAAAACCTCCTGTCGTACGCGGGCCACCCGCTGTACGCCCTCGTCCACGAGGCGATCTACGGCCAGGACGCCCGTCCCACCGCCTGGTCGGCCGAACGCGTCCGCGCCGAGTTCCCGCGCTTCGACGCCGCCAAGACCCTCGCGGGCGACGAACCGCTGCTGTTCACCGGTGAGTCGATCCACCCCTGGATGTTCGACTGCGACCCGGCGCTGCGCCCGCTGCGCGAGAGCGCCGACCTGCTCGCCGCCCGCACCGACTGGCGGCCCCTCTACGACCGCGCCCGCCTCGCCGCCAACGAGGTCCCCGTGGCGGCGGCCGTCTACCACGACGACATGTACGTCGACGCGGGCCACTCCCTGGAGACCGCCCGCGCCGTCCGCGGCCTGCGCACCTGGGTCACCGACGAGTTCGAGCACGACGGTGTCCGCGCGAGCGGCCCCCGCGTCCTGGACCGGCTGCTGGCACTCACCCGCGACGAGGCGTGA
- a CDS encoding LacI family DNA-binding transcriptional regulator has protein sequence MAQSVGIKDVARAAGVSVGTVSNVINRPDTVATETRARVLSAIERLGYVRSESARQLRAGRSRIMGLLVLDMGNPFFVDVARGAERAAREAGLGVMVCNSAQNPGEEADYLSLFAEQRVRGVLLTPADATGRNIGTFRRHGIPFVLVDRVAEGTTECSVSVDDVAGGALAVRHLVDAGHRSIAYVSGPPGLNQVRDRRTGALNALAEAGLGPEHLRELPTERLDVAAGRDAGARLLGLADRPTAVFCANDLLALGVLQAMYAAGITVPDDLAIVGYDDIEFAAAAAVPLTSVRQPAVTMGAMAAELLLEETEAETTGRRHEHRRVVLQPELVVRRSSLSAR, from the coding sequence ATGGCCCAGTCCGTGGGTATCAAGGACGTCGCCCGTGCCGCCGGAGTCTCCGTCGGCACGGTGTCGAACGTCATCAACCGCCCGGACACGGTCGCCACCGAGACCCGGGCGCGGGTGCTGTCCGCGATAGAGCGGCTCGGCTACGTCCGCAGCGAGTCCGCGCGCCAACTGCGCGCGGGCCGCAGCCGGATCATGGGGCTGCTCGTCCTCGACATGGGCAACCCCTTCTTCGTCGATGTCGCGCGCGGCGCCGAGCGGGCCGCGCGCGAGGCCGGACTCGGCGTGATGGTCTGCAACAGCGCCCAGAACCCGGGCGAGGAGGCCGACTACCTGTCGCTCTTCGCCGAGCAGCGAGTGCGGGGCGTACTGCTGACCCCGGCCGACGCGACCGGACGCAACATCGGGACGTTCCGGCGCCACGGCATCCCCTTCGTCCTCGTCGACCGGGTCGCCGAGGGCACCACCGAGTGCTCCGTCTCCGTCGACGACGTGGCGGGCGGCGCGCTCGCCGTGCGCCACCTCGTCGACGCCGGGCACCGCTCCATCGCCTACGTCAGCGGCCCGCCCGGTCTCAACCAGGTCCGGGACCGCCGTACGGGCGCCCTGAACGCGCTCGCCGAGGCCGGGCTGGGGCCGGAGCACCTGCGCGAGCTGCCCACCGAGCGGCTCGACGTGGCCGCGGGACGGGACGCCGGCGCCCGGCTGCTCGGCCTCGCCGACCGCCCGACCGCCGTGTTCTGCGCCAACGACCTGCTCGCCCTCGGCGTCCTTCAGGCCATGTACGCGGCCGGCATCACGGTCCCCGACGACCTGGCGATCGTCGGCTACGACGACATCGAGTTCGCCGCCGCCGCGGCCGTGCCGCTCACCTCGGTCCGCCAGCCCGCCGTCACCATGGGCGCCATGGCCGCGGAGCTGCTCCTGGAGGAGACGGAGGCCGAGACGACCGGACGCCGGCACGAGCACCGGCGGGTCGTGCTCCAGCCCGAACTGGTGGTGCGGCGCTCCAGCCTGTCGGCGCGCTGA
- the sigJ gene encoding RNA polymerase sigma factor SigJ encodes MNETDLLADRFEEHRGRLRAVAYRMLGSTAEAEDAVQETWLKLSRTDVAEIRNLGAWLTTVTGRVCLDLLRSRTTRREDPLDDAFVPDPVIRPLTRTDPEEEVLRADSVGLALLVVLETLEPAERLAFVLHDMFAVPFDDIAPIVDRSPAATRQLASRARRRVQGATPSSEPDPGRRREVLDAFLAASRAGEFEALLAVLHPDIVLRADSGTLAGAAASKVVRGARAVAEQALLFREFAPYAHMVLINGEPGFVNIVDGRIQSVMGVTVADGRIAGMYILADPERLAALDLPKGIG; translated from the coding sequence ATGAACGAGACGGACCTGCTCGCGGACCGCTTCGAGGAGCACCGCGGGCGGCTGCGGGCGGTGGCGTACCGCATGCTCGGCTCGACGGCCGAGGCGGAGGACGCCGTCCAGGAGACCTGGCTGAAGCTGAGCCGCACCGACGTGGCGGAGATCAGGAACCTGGGCGCCTGGCTGACGACCGTGACGGGCCGGGTCTGCCTCGACCTGCTGCGCTCGCGCACCACCCGTCGCGAGGACCCCCTGGACGACGCCTTCGTCCCGGACCCCGTGATCCGGCCCCTGACGCGGACCGATCCGGAGGAGGAGGTCCTGCGGGCCGACTCGGTGGGTCTCGCCCTGCTGGTGGTCCTGGAGACGCTGGAGCCCGCCGAGCGGCTCGCGTTCGTGCTGCACGACATGTTCGCGGTGCCGTTCGACGACATCGCGCCGATCGTGGACCGCAGTCCGGCCGCGACCCGCCAACTGGCCAGCCGCGCCCGGCGCCGCGTCCAGGGGGCCACCCCGTCGTCCGAGCCCGATCCCGGCAGGCGGCGGGAGGTCCTCGACGCCTTCCTGGCCGCCAGCCGGGCGGGGGAGTTCGAGGCGCTTCTCGCCGTGCTCCACCCGGACATCGTGCTGCGCGCCGACTCCGGGACGCTGGCCGGCGCGGCCGCGTCGAAGGTGGTGCGCGGGGCCCGGGCGGTGGCCGAACAGGCCCTGCTGTTCCGGGAGTTCGCGCCCTACGCGCACATGGTGCTCATCAACGGCGAGCCCGGCTTCGTCAACATCGTCGACGGACGGATCCAGTCCGTCATGGGCGTCACCGTCGCCGACGGCAGGATCGCCGGGATGTACATCCTGGCCGACCCCGAACGGCTCGCCGCCCTGGACCTGCCGAAGGGCATCGGGTGA
- a CDS encoding PIG-L deacetylase family protein, with the protein MTEPRITPLAPMPDDWRRALAVVAHPDDLEYGCSAAIAAWTDAGREVAYVLATRGEAGIDTLAPDQCGPLREREQRASAAVVGVSAVEFLDHRDGVIEYGTVLRRDIAAAIRRHRPELVITLNHRDTWGGVAWNTPDHVAVGRATLDAAGDAGNRWIFPELVERGLDPWDGVRWVAVAGSSTPTHAVDATPGLERAVRSLLEHRTYIEALTDEDPETYARGFLTGTATATGERFGGTPAVAFELFAR; encoded by the coding sequence ATGACTGAGCCGCGGATCACTCCCCTCGCACCCATGCCCGACGACTGGCGGCGCGCCCTCGCCGTCGTGGCCCACCCGGACGATCTCGAGTACGGCTGCTCGGCGGCGATCGCGGCCTGGACCGACGCCGGGCGTGAGGTCGCCTATGTCCTCGCCACCCGCGGCGAGGCCGGGATCGACACGCTGGCGCCGGACCAGTGCGGCCCGCTGCGCGAGCGCGAGCAGCGGGCCAGTGCGGCGGTGGTCGGTGTGTCGGCCGTGGAGTTCCTCGACCACAGGGACGGCGTGATCGAGTACGGCACCGTGCTGCGCCGGGACATCGCGGCCGCGATCCGCCGGCACCGCCCCGAGCTGGTGATCACCCTCAACCACCGCGACACCTGGGGCGGCGTCGCCTGGAACACCCCCGACCACGTGGCGGTGGGGCGCGCCACCCTGGACGCCGCCGGTGACGCGGGCAACCGCTGGATCTTCCCCGAGCTCGTCGAGCGGGGACTGGACCCCTGGGACGGCGTGCGCTGGGTCGCCGTAGCCGGCTCCAGCACACCCACCCACGCCGTGGACGCGACCCCGGGCCTGGAACGGGCGGTGCGCTCCCTGCTCGAACACCGCACCTACATCGAGGCGTTGACCGACGAGGACCCCGAGACGTACGCACGAGGCTTCCTGACGGGCACCGCGACCGCGACGGGGGAGCGGTTCGGCGGTACACCGGCGGTCGCCTTCGAGCTCTTCGCCCGCTAG
- a CDS encoding DUF5999 family protein, which yields MCSHQPPCPTADSPQHRGAMIVSAHPEQGWSLLCNGTIVFDDTGELLPDGQVVSPYRNPAALVVAV from the coding sequence ATGTGCAGCCACCAGCCCCCGTGCCCCACCGCCGACAGCCCTCAGCACCGCGGTGCCATGATCGTGTCGGCCCACCCCGAACAGGGCTGGAGCCTGCTGTGCAACGGCACCATCGTCTTCGACGACACCGGCGAACTCCTCCCCGACGGACAGGTCGTGAGCCCGTACCGCAACCCGGCCGCGCTGGTCGTGGCCGTCTGA
- a CDS encoding L-rhamnose mutarotase: MQRVCFLLKVRQDKLAEYRERHAAVWPEMLEALSATGWHNYSLFLRDDGLLVGYLETEDFEAAKAGMEATEVNARWQQEMGPFFEALDGARPDEAMKPLTEVFHLA, from the coding sequence ATGCAGCGCGTCTGCTTCCTGCTCAAGGTCCGACAGGACAAGCTCGCCGAGTACCGCGAACGCCACGCGGCCGTGTGGCCGGAGATGCTCGAAGCACTCTCGGCCACCGGCTGGCACAACTACTCGCTCTTCCTGCGCGACGACGGCCTGCTGGTCGGCTATCTGGAGACCGAGGACTTCGAGGCCGCCAAGGCCGGTATGGAAGCCACCGAGGTCAACGCCCGCTGGCAGCAGGAGATGGGCCCGTTCTTCGAGGCGCTGGACGGCGCCCGGCCCGACGAGGCCATGAAACCGCTCACCGAGGTGTTCCACCTCGCCTGA
- a CDS encoding BNR repeat-containing protein, whose protein sequence is MKRRTLLGAALAGAVVTPALAAGTARAADPGPSVTRTGTTTLDSQAIFFVSYDGLVNNNSFQKNGLLTYKGYQYAVWYTADRNAVVGRRVLGASTWSTVKVGHTLRYNDSHNVISMGVSKVDGRLHLNMDSHSDGFTYVKSVAGLMDNPAGLSWTTSRFGAPQSTLDGLALTSQFTYPQFVSTPDGKLQLSYRVAVSGNGRNALAEYDGTKWTNLGEWSSSTGTYTGANGSSTARNMYLHGIDYDTSGRLHSFFTWREQNGAVMCNGGGISNHDTGYVYSDDRGRTWRNNAGTVVGTTGGSDKVAVTDSGLVVDPLNADHSLMNQESQATDSAGRPHAIISYVPGRFGQCTTNYVADRTANGRAFHVRRNASGTWQKTEIPVPLNSSQRTKLVLDKYNNAYAIFPFGRIAGASAASGYTDWKILFDGSGLNAFGEVVIDEMRVRDGNVLSFMYQEKSSGTTPSALHVVDFALPA, encoded by the coding sequence ATGAAAAGACGTACGCTGCTGGGCGCCGCCCTCGCCGGTGCCGTGGTGACCCCCGCCCTCGCCGCCGGAACCGCGCGGGCCGCCGACCCCGGACCCTCGGTCACCCGGACCGGCACCACCACGCTCGACAGCCAGGCGATCTTCTTCGTGTCCTACGACGGCCTGGTCAACAACAACTCGTTCCAGAAGAACGGCCTGCTCACCTACAAGGGCTACCAGTACGCAGTCTGGTACACCGCCGACCGCAACGCCGTCGTCGGCCGCCGCGTCCTCGGTGCGAGCACCTGGTCCACCGTGAAGGTCGGCCACACGCTGCGCTACAACGACTCCCACAACGTCATATCGATGGGCGTCTCCAAGGTGGACGGCCGCCTCCACCTCAACATGGACTCCCACAGCGACGGCTTCACCTACGTCAAGTCGGTCGCCGGGCTCATGGACAACCCGGCCGGCCTGAGCTGGACGACGAGCCGCTTCGGCGCACCACAGTCCACCCTCGACGGCCTCGCGCTCACCTCGCAGTTCACCTACCCGCAGTTCGTCTCCACCCCCGACGGCAAGCTCCAGCTGAGCTACCGCGTAGCCGTCTCCGGCAACGGCCGCAACGCGCTGGCCGAGTACGACGGCACGAAGTGGACCAACCTCGGCGAGTGGTCCAGCTCCACCGGCACCTACACGGGCGCGAACGGCTCCTCGACGGCCCGCAACATGTACCTGCACGGCATCGACTACGACACGAGCGGCCGGCTGCACTCCTTCTTCACCTGGCGCGAGCAGAACGGCGCCGTGATGTGCAACGGCGGCGGCATCTCCAACCACGACACCGGTTACGTCTACTCCGACGACCGCGGCCGGACCTGGCGCAACAACGCGGGCACGGTCGTCGGCACCACGGGCGGCTCCGACAAGGTGGCCGTCACCGACAGCGGCCTGGTCGTCGACCCGCTCAACGCGGACCACTCCCTCATGAACCAGGAGAGCCAGGCCACCGACTCCGCCGGCCGCCCGCACGCGATCATCAGCTATGTGCCCGGCCGCTTCGGCCAGTGCACCACCAACTACGTCGCCGACCGCACCGCCAACGGCCGCGCCTTCCACGTCCGCAGGAACGCGTCGGGCACCTGGCAGAAGACCGAGATCCCGGTCCCGCTGAACTCCAGCCAGCGCACCAAGCTGGTCCTCGACAAGTACAACAACGCCTACGCGATCTTCCCCTTCGGCCGGATCGCCGGAGCCTCCGCGGCCTCCGGATACACCGACTGGAAGATCCTCTTCGACGGCAGCGGCCTCAACGCCTTCGGCGAAGTCGTGATCGACGAGATGCGCGTCCGGGACGGAAACGTCCTGTCGTTCATGTACCAGGAGAAGTCCAGCGGTACGACCCCGTCGGCCCTCCATGTCGTCGACTTCGCCCTGCCCGCCTGA
- a CDS encoding ABC transporter permease, whose amino-acid sequence MPESLSRAIRWDTVVGVLLILLLLFSFSAVDGFSNSLNLSFLIGNTLPIALIALPMTLLVVSGEIDLSVASTAGLSGSVMGYLWNQGMTIEAIIPICLLLGVVCGLINGLLVTRLGLPSLAVTIGTLAAYRGIAQIVLGSDAVTDFPTQYLDFASGRVGDTFIPQAFLPFLVLLAIAVVVLHATPFGRSLFAIGASEEAARFAGIRVKRHKLILFTVTGLMASLTGIFWALHFASARFDNATGLELSVVAAVLLGGIDFDGGKGTLGGAIAGVFLLGALQNVMSLQDVSAQSQIVVTGVLLVLSVLGPRVARQIAVARAGRRAASTPTSSVSSPS is encoded by the coding sequence ATGCCTGAGTCCCTCAGTCGCGCGATCCGCTGGGACACGGTTGTCGGCGTCCTTCTGATCCTCCTGCTGCTGTTCTCCTTCTCTGCCGTGGACGGCTTCAGCAACTCCCTGAACCTGTCGTTCCTGATCGGCAACACGCTGCCCATCGCGCTGATCGCGCTGCCGATGACCCTGCTGGTCGTCTCCGGCGAGATCGACCTGTCGGTGGCCTCCACGGCCGGACTGTCCGGCTCGGTGATGGGCTACCTGTGGAACCAGGGCATGACGATCGAGGCGATCATCCCGATCTGCCTGCTCCTCGGTGTGGTCTGCGGCCTGATCAACGGCCTGCTCGTCACCCGGCTCGGGCTGCCCTCCCTCGCCGTCACCATCGGCACCCTCGCCGCCTACCGGGGCATCGCACAGATCGTGCTCGGCTCCGACGCGGTGACCGACTTCCCCACCCAGTACCTGGACTTCGCCTCCGGCCGCGTCGGGGACACCTTCATCCCGCAGGCCTTCCTGCCCTTCCTGGTGCTGCTCGCGATCGCCGTGGTCGTCCTGCACGCCACGCCGTTCGGACGGTCGCTGTTCGCGATCGGCGCCAGCGAGGAGGCCGCGCGGTTCGCCGGCATCCGCGTCAAGCGGCACAAGCTCATCCTGTTCACGGTGACCGGCCTGATGGCCTCCCTCACCGGCATCTTCTGGGCGCTGCACTTCGCCAGCGCCCGCTTCGACAACGCCACCGGCCTCGAACTGTCCGTCGTGGCAGCGGTGTTGCTGGGCGGTATCGACTTCGACGGCGGCAAGGGCACGCTCGGTGGCGCGATCGCGGGAGTCTTCCTGCTCGGCGCGCTCCAGAACGTGATGAGCCTCCAGGATGTCTCCGCCCAGTCGCAGATCGTCGTCACCGGCGTTCTGCTCGTCCTGTCCGTGCTCGGCCCCCGGGTCGCACGGCAGATCGCCGTCGCGAGGGCGGGCCGCAGAGCCGCCTCGACTCCGACCTCGTCCGTCAGCTCACCCTCGTAA
- the rhaS gene encoding rhamnose ABC transporter substrate-binding protein has translation MRKSTLRRTCAALAAVTSLALAATACGGTTKSDVKKESTGSAASAGKADPNAATKKGLTVGFLPKQVNNPYFTSADKGGEAALKELGSKYKEVGPSSATDTSGQVSYVNTLTQQQVDAMAVSAQDPGALCTALKQAMSNDIKVVTYDSDTNPECRNAFVSQASAEDLGRTEVQLLAEQIGYKGEIAILSAAQTATNQNIWIDFMKDELKDPKYKDIKLVKTAYGNDDAQQSFQQTQGLLQEYPNLKGIISPTTVGIKAAAQYLSGSKYKGKVKLTGLGTPNDMRKYVKNGTVEAFELWDPSKLGALAAQTAVALVSGQITGKEGETFKAGGTSYTIGKDGVISLGKPTVFDAKNIDQFNF, from the coding sequence ATGCGCAAGTCGACCCTCCGCCGCACCTGTGCGGCCCTCGCCGCCGTCACCTCCCTCGCCCTGGCCGCCACCGCCTGCGGTGGCACCACCAAGAGCGACGTCAAGAAGGAGAGCACCGGCTCCGCCGCCTCCGCGGGCAAGGCCGACCCGAACGCGGCCACCAAGAAGGGCCTGACCGTCGGCTTCCTGCCCAAGCAGGTCAACAACCCCTACTTCACCTCCGCCGACAAGGGCGGCGAGGCGGCCCTGAAGGAGCTGGGCTCCAAGTACAAGGAGGTCGGCCCCTCCAGCGCCACCGACACCTCCGGCCAGGTCTCCTACGTCAACACGCTCACCCAGCAGCAGGTCGACGCGATGGCCGTCTCCGCACAGGACCCGGGCGCCCTGTGTACCGCGCTCAAGCAGGCCATGAGCAACGACATCAAGGTCGTCACCTACGACTCGGACACCAACCCCGAGTGCCGCAACGCCTTCGTCTCGCAGGCCTCCGCCGAGGACCTGGGCCGCACCGAGGTCCAGCTGCTCGCCGAGCAGATCGGCTACAAGGGCGAGATCGCGATCCTGTCCGCCGCGCAGACCGCGACGAACCAGAACATCTGGATCGACTTCATGAAGGACGAGCTCAAGGACCCGAAGTACAAGGACATCAAGCTCGTCAAGACCGCCTACGGCAACGACGACGCCCAGCAGTCCTTCCAGCAGACCCAGGGCCTGCTCCAGGAGTACCCGAACCTGAAGGGGATCATCTCCCCGACCACGGTCGGCATCAAGGCGGCCGCCCAGTACCTGTCGGGCTCCAAGTACAAGGGCAAGGTCAAGCTGACCGGCCTCGGCACCCCGAACGACATGCGCAAGTACGTCAAGAACGGCACCGTCGAGGCGTTCGAGCTGTGGGACCCCTCCAAGCTCGGCGCCCTGGCCGCGCAGACCGCCGTCGCCCTGGTCTCGGGCCAGATCACCGGCAAGGAGGGCGAGACCTTCAAGGCCGGCGGCACCTCCTACACCATCGGCAAGGACGGCGTGATCAGCCTCGGCAAGCCGACCGTGTTCGACGCGAAGAACATCGACCAGTTCAACTTCTGA
- a CDS encoding GNAT family N-acetyltransferase, producing MTDQRAFTIVRRPGRAASAQDGVAELLAAYHLRTQAEKGEVVAGVGELPDRYRAEILDPGTAFADDVVLLALSGDTAVGCLVVTAPVEGRCEVKRLWVDPAFRGRGLAAGLVRAALAQAAESGVRAVRLSVWKWRTDAIALYERLGFTVTESWEERAQLVCMGRAV from the coding sequence GTGACCGATCAACGCGCCTTCACCATCGTCCGCCGGCCGGGCCGGGCCGCTTCCGCCCAGGACGGGGTGGCCGAGCTGCTGGCCGCCTACCATCTGCGGACACAGGCGGAGAAGGGCGAGGTCGTCGCCGGTGTGGGCGAGCTGCCCGACCGCTACCGGGCGGAGATCCTGGACCCGGGGACCGCGTTCGCCGACGATGTCGTGCTGCTGGCGTTGAGTGGGGACACCGCGGTGGGCTGCCTGGTCGTGACCGCCCCCGTCGAGGGACGCTGCGAGGTCAAGAGGCTCTGGGTGGACCCGGCGTTCCGGGGGAGGGGCCTCGCGGCCGGCCTGGTCCGGGCGGCGCTCGCGCAGGCCGCCGAAAGCGGAGTCCGCGCGGTGCGGTTGTCGGTGTGGAAGTGGCGGACGGACGCGATCGCCCTGTACGAACGGCTCGGATTCACCGTCACCGAGTCGTGGGAGGAGCGCGCCCAGCTGGTCTGCATGGGACGCGCGGTGTGA
- a CDS encoding pentapeptide repeat-containing protein, with amino-acid sequence MQDHTIDRTDLRGDCGQCFGLCCVALPFAASADFAIDKEAGRPCPNLGGDHRCGIHAELRQKGFTGCTVYDCFGAGQKVSQITFGGRDWRTGGRDHTRRMMDVFPVVRQLHELLWYLTEALTLPAAAPVHADLRRALDETEALTRQSPQEIGALDVGAHRQQVNVLLLRTSDLVRAEIPGKKKNRRGADLMGARLKGAALRGASLRGACLIAADLTGADLRGADLIGADLRDADLTDADLTGAFFLTQPQLNAARGGPGTRLPGSVTRPVHWTARL; translated from the coding sequence ATGCAAGACCACACGATCGACCGCACCGACCTGCGCGGCGACTGCGGGCAGTGCTTCGGCCTGTGCTGCGTCGCACTGCCCTTCGCCGCCTCGGCGGACTTCGCGATCGACAAGGAGGCCGGACGGCCCTGCCCCAACCTCGGGGGCGACCACCGCTGCGGGATCCACGCCGAGCTCCGGCAGAAGGGCTTCACCGGCTGCACGGTCTACGACTGCTTCGGCGCCGGGCAGAAGGTCTCGCAGATCACCTTCGGCGGCCGGGACTGGCGCACCGGCGGACGCGACCACACCCGGCGGATGATGGACGTCTTCCCGGTCGTCCGCCAACTCCACGAACTGCTCTGGTACCTCACCGAGGCCCTGACCCTCCCGGCGGCCGCCCCGGTCCACGCCGACCTGCGCCGGGCCCTCGACGAGACCGAGGCACTGACCCGGCAGAGCCCGCAGGAGATCGGGGCGCTGGACGTCGGAGCGCACCGGCAGCAGGTCAACGTCCTGCTGCTGAGGACCAGCGACCTGGTCCGGGCGGAGATACCCGGCAAGAAGAAGAACCGCCGCGGCGCCGACCTGATGGGCGCCCGTCTGAAAGGGGCCGCCCTCCGGGGCGCCAGCCTGCGCGGCGCCTGTCTCATCGCCGCCGACCTCACCGGTGCCGATCTGCGCGGCGCGGACCTGATCGGCGCCGATCTGCGGGACGCCGATCTCACGGACGCGGACCTGACCGGGGCCTTCTTCCTCACCCAGCCCCAGCTGAACGCGGCCAGGGGCGGCCCGGGAACCCGGCTGCCCGGGTCAGTCACCCGCCCCGTGCACTGGACAGCGCGGCTCTGA